The proteins below are encoded in one region of Dama dama isolate Ldn47 chromosome 21, ASM3311817v1, whole genome shotgun sequence:
- the NTAQ1 gene encoding protein N-terminal glutamine amidohydrolase isoform X2, with amino-acid sequence MEGDAPVAAAAHYQPASPPRDACVYNSCYCEENIWKLCEYIKNHDQYPLEECYAVFISNERKMDYHVVLLHVSSGGQSFIYDLDTVLPFPCPFDTYVEDAFKSDEDIHPQFRRKFRVIRADSYLKNFASDRSHMKDSSGNWREPPPSYPCIETGDSKMNLNDFISMDPEVGWGAVYSLSEFVHRFSSQNY; translated from the exons ATGGAAGGGGACGCCCCCGTCGCCGCAGCCGCCCACTACCAGCCGGCCAGCCCCCCGCGGGACGCCTGTGTCTACAACAGCTGCTACTG tgaagaaaatatttggaagcTCTGTGAATACATCAAAAACCATGACCAGTATCCTTTAGAAGAGTGTTACGCTGTCTTCATATCTAATGAGAGGAAGATG GATTACCATGTTGTCTTGCTTCATGTTTCAAGCGGAGGACAGAGCTTCATTTATGACCTTGACACTGTCCTGCCATTCCCCTGCCCCTTTGACACATACGTGGAAGATGCCTTTAAGTCTGACGAGGACATCCATCCACAGTTCAGAAG GAAATTTAGAGTGATCCGTGCAGACTCGTATCTGAAGAACTTTGCTTCTGACCGATCTCACATGAAAGACTCCAGCGGGAACTGGAGAGAGCCTCCCCCGTCGTATCCCTGCATCGAGACTGGAG attccaagaTGAACCTGAATGATTTTATCAGCATGGATCCTGAGGTCGGATGGGGAGCCGTCTACTCGCTGTCTGAGTTTGTACATCGGTTTAGCAGCCAGAACTACTGA
- the NTAQ1 gene encoding protein N-terminal glutamine amidohydrolase isoform X1, with translation MEGDAPVAAAAHYQPASPPRDACVYNSCYCEENIWKLCEYIKNHDQYPLEECYAVFISNERKMIPIWKQQARPGDGPVIWDYHVVLLHVSSGGQSFIYDLDTVLPFPCPFDTYVEDAFKSDEDIHPQFRRKFRVIRADSYLKNFASDRSHMKDSSGNWREPPPSYPCIETGDSKMNLNDFISMDPEVGWGAVYSLSEFVHRFSSQNY, from the exons ATGGAAGGGGACGCCCCCGTCGCCGCAGCCGCCCACTACCAGCCGGCCAGCCCCCCGCGGGACGCCTGTGTCTACAACAGCTGCTACTG tgaagaaaatatttggaagcTCTGTGAATACATCAAAAACCATGACCAGTATCCTTTAGAAGAGTGTTACGCTGTCTTCATATCTAATGAGAGGAAGATG ATACCTATCTGGAAGCAGCAGGCACGACCTGGAGATGGACCCGTCATCTGG GATTACCATGTTGTCTTGCTTCATGTTTCAAGCGGAGGACAGAGCTTCATTTATGACCTTGACACTGTCCTGCCATTCCCCTGCCCCTTTGACACATACGTGGAAGATGCCTTTAAGTCTGACGAGGACATCCATCCACAGTTCAGAAG GAAATTTAGAGTGATCCGTGCAGACTCGTATCTGAAGAACTTTGCTTCTGACCGATCTCACATGAAAGACTCCAGCGGGAACTGGAGAGAGCCTCCCCCGTCGTATCCCTGCATCGAGACTGGAG attccaagaTGAACCTGAATGATTTTATCAGCATGGATCCTGAGGTCGGATGGGGAGCCGTCTACTCGCTGTCTGAGTTTGTACATCGGTTTAGCAGCCAGAACTACTGA